A region from the Vicia villosa cultivar HV-30 ecotype Madison, WI linkage group LG3, Vvil1.0, whole genome shotgun sequence genome encodes:
- the LOC131659263 gene encoding uncharacterized protein LOC131659263 produces the protein MAIYEIVMFPNVPNFVDSAVVHIFMGKNPIPTLLADTYYAVHSRYEKGGGAITCCLQLLFIWFLSLLPDTGPFVKTRETLKWTHRIMSLTSYDIQWQKYRINVSEVIVGCGEFDNVPLVGTRGCINYNPVVSLCQLGYTLKDKPTDHLVTETVYFEKGSDPESLKRIIVAWKKIHKHYGAHLGKKESLALTPYVKWIEKRVGNLLLPYDRVAPLQKQPPLILSEFVPTELYKNALVTNYRLHEREQETNLKFFEERDAKMRLMRQLKQVEGASSSQASARRRPYEFLEEDLHRKQQECL, from the coding sequence ATGGCCATTTATGAGATTGTGATGTTCCCGAATGTTCCCAATTTTGTAGACTCGGCCGTGGTACACATCTTCATGGGAAAGAATCCTATTCCTACATTGTTGGCTGATACTTATTATGCCGTTCATTCCCGATATGAGAAAGGTGGCGGTGCTATCACTTGTTGCCTTCAGTTGTTGTTCATCTGGTTCCTCTCTTTGTTGCCCGACACAGGACCTTTTGTGAAGACAAGGGAAACACTCAAGTGGACCCACAGGATTATGTCACTTACTTCATATGATATTCAGTGGCAAAAATACCGGATCAACGTTTCCGAAGTGATAGTTGGGTGCGGTGAGTTTGATAATGTTCCTTTGGTTGGTACTAGAGGTTGCATCAATTACAATCCCGTGGTATCCTTGTGTCAGTTGGGGTATACTTTGAAAGACAAGCCGACGGATCATCTGGTAACAGAGACAGTCTATTTTGAGAAGGGTTCGGATCCAGAAAGTTTGAAGAGGATAATTGTGGCTTGGAAGAAGATCCATAAGCATTATGGAGCTCATCTAGGGAAGAAAGAATCGCTTGCTCTGACACCGTATGTTAAGTGGATTGAAAAGCGGGTCGGAAATTTGTTGCTGCCATATGACAGAGTTGCACCacttcaaaagcaacctcctttgaTTCTATCTGAATTTGTGCCAACAGAACTTTACAAGAATGCTTTGGTTACCAACTACAGGTTGCATGAAAGAGAACAAGAGACCAACTTGAAATTCTTTGAGGAGAGAGATGCGAAGATGAGGTTAATGCGCCAGCTCAAGCAAGTCGAAGGTGCAAGTTCAAGCCAAGCAAGTGCCCGGAGGCGTCCTTACGAGTTTCTAGAGGAAGATTTGCATCGCAAGCAACAGGAGTGTCTATAG